The Endozoicomonas montiporae CL-33 genome contains a region encoding:
- a CDS encoding transposase gives MLIRPLPVVTAFLDALNDSLKSINSSAQLSRSQKVALGVFIMGIVVTKTINWAAFERRSLGRFKATRLCWMFYQAEIAWQSLLQASVRNILLRYGIQSGTLAIDDTGKKRTKRTSKIDGAHKIKDKSTGGYFNGQELVFMVLVTEVATFPVGFRFYIPDPELSAWRKKDKALRKQGIQKKERPNRPEPDHVRYPTMQSLTLVMLQEFVDSFPNITIKAILADALYGTGDFMDKAAEITGGAQVVSQLRSNQKVSNRNHSEATLKAYFSRQKGAETQLIIRGGKEEQVTMLAARLYVKAHGKRRFVIALKYEGEEDYRYLVASDMSWRHTDIARIYTLRWLVEVFIQDWKAHCGWNRLSKQQGADGSQRGVILSLLCEHMLLLHPEQFVLLKNKQAGMPAGCLIERLNAEALLATVKSVVESEDPDTELKALALALEHTLPKRESSRHMAGRDLGEQKATDSLKAHARKFKLLDAA, from the coding sequence TTGCTAATTCGCCCATTACCCGTTGTCACTGCCTTTCTGGATGCTTTGAATGATTCGCTCAAGTCCATCAATTCCTCTGCGCAGTTGAGTAGATCCCAGAAAGTGGCACTGGGCGTTTTTATCATGGGAATCGTGGTAACTAAAACTATTAACTGGGCTGCTTTTGAGCGCAGAAGCTTAGGCAGATTCAAAGCGACCCGTCTGTGCTGGATGTTTTATCAAGCAGAAATTGCATGGCAAAGCCTGCTACAGGCCAGCGTCAGAAATATTCTTCTACGCTATGGAATACAAAGTGGAACCCTTGCTATCGACGATACAGGAAAAAAGCGCACTAAAAGGACTTCAAAAATCGACGGTGCCCATAAGATAAAAGACAAATCAACAGGTGGTTATTTTAATGGGCAGGAACTGGTGTTTATGGTGCTCGTTACTGAAGTAGCTACCTTTCCAGTAGGGTTTCGCTTTTATATTCCTGACCCTGAGTTATCTGCATGGAGGAAGAAAGACAAGGCGCTCAGGAAGCAAGGCATTCAGAAAAAAGAACGACCGAACCGTCCTGAGCCAGATCATGTTCGTTACCCCACCATGCAGTCGTTGACGCTGGTTATGCTGCAAGAATTTGTTGATTCGTTTCCCAACATTACGATCAAAGCAATTCTCGCTGATGCACTGTATGGCACAGGAGACTTTATGGATAAGGCTGCGGAAATAACAGGCGGAGCCCAGGTTGTCAGCCAACTGCGCTCGAATCAGAAAGTATCCAACCGAAACCACTCGGAAGCGACTCTCAAAGCTTACTTTTCGCGCCAGAAAGGCGCTGAAACTCAACTCATAATACGCGGTGGCAAAGAAGAGCAGGTCACGATGCTGGCTGCTCGGCTGTATGTTAAGGCTCATGGGAAAAGACGTTTTGTTATTGCCCTGAAGTATGAGGGTGAAGAGGATTATCGCTATCTGGTGGCTTCAGATATGTCATGGCGGCATACCGACATAGCCAGGATTTACACCTTGAGGTGGTTGGTCGAGGTTTTCATTCAAGACTGGAAAGCTCATTGTGGCTGGAACAGGTTGAGCAAACAGCAAGGTGCTGACGGATCGCAGCGCGGCGTGATCCTGAGCCTGCTGTGCGAACACATGCTGTTACTGCACCCTGAGCAATTCGTCCTACTGAAAAACAAACAGGCCGGAATGCCCGCAGGCTGTCTGATCGAACGCCTCAATGCAGAAGCCTTGCTTGCTACGGTGAAATCAGTGGTTGAATCGGAAGATCCAGATACCGAGCTTAAGGCTCTGGCCTTAGCCTTAGAGCATACTTTGCCCAAGCGGGAGTCGAGCAGGCATATGGCTGGTAGAGACCTGGGAGAACAAAAGGCAACTGACTCACTCAAAGCACACGCCCGGAAGTTTAAACTTTTAGATGCAGCTTAG